One genomic segment of Arachis duranensis cultivar V14167 chromosome 4, aradu.V14167.gnm2.J7QH, whole genome shotgun sequence includes these proteins:
- the LOC107485002 gene encoding probable leucine-rich repeat receptor-like protein kinase At1g35710 has translation MAISCTCTIILMLVPLVFVGITTNAGTHKLSPLDQEANAMLSISKELWSNQHNNVSNRCNWPRVNCNKAGSITLLSPPTPSNFTDEFRTQLCFLKLNFSVFQNLVHLDLSEMGLCEFPKLSGLKKLQHLNLSYNTFAGEVPFTLLENLTQLVVLDISNNYISGTIPQELSKLERLVMLDLSANRFLGSIPLIFGQMSNLTHMNLSNNQHFGDEVPFTLPNLTQFLVLDLSQNKHNGFIPHEIGKLTNLLTLDLSSNSLSGPIPEQIGYLKRLTSFHLHSNLLSGFIPHEIGKLTNLLTLDLSSNFLSGPIPEQIGCDPFGSAQHRIQQDRWLYPQRNRAFVASRSFKSLL, from the coding sequence ATGGCTATATCATGCACTTGCACTATTATTTTGATGTTAGTGCCACTTGTCTTTGTTGGCATCACCACCAATGCTGGAACTCACAAATTGTCACCCTTGGATCAAGAAGCCAATGCTATGCTTTCAATTAGTAAAGAGTTGTGGAGTAACCAACATAATAATGTCTCAAACCGTTGCAACTGGCCCAGAGTCAACTGCAACAAAGCTGGAAGTATAACATTGCTTTCACCTCCAACTCCAAGTAATTTCACCGACGAGTTCAGGACACAACTCTGCTTTTTGAAACTAAACTTTTCAGTGTTTCAAAATCTAGTCCATCTAGATCTCAGTGAAATGGGGTTATGTGAGTTCCCTAAACTAAGTGGTCTCAAGAAGCTACAACATCTCAACCTATCATACAACACTTTTGCAGGTGAGGTTCCTTTTACATTATTGGAAAATCTAACTCAACTTGTGGTGTTGGACATTTCTAACAATTATATTAGTGGTACAATTCCACAAGAACTAAGCAAGCTGGAGAGACTTGTCATGTTGGACTTGAGTGCCAACAGGTTCCTTGGAAGCATTCCATTGATTTTTGGTCAAATGAGCAATCTCACACACATGAACCTTTCCAACAATCAACATTTTGGTGATGAGGTTCCTTTCACATTGCCAAATCTaactcaatttcttgtgttggACCTTTCCCAAAACAAACATAATGGCTTCATTCCTCATGAAATAGGgaaattaacaaatttattaaCCTTAGACCTGAGTTCAAATTCCCTGTCTGGTCCAATTCCTGAGCAAATTGGGTACTTGAAGCGTTTGACAAGTTTCCACCTTCATTCAAATTTGCTTAGTGGTTTCATTCCTCATGAAATAGGgaaattaacaaatttattaaCGTTAGACCTGAGTTCAAATTTCTTGTCTGGTCCAATTCCTGAGCAAATCGGGTGCGACCCGTTTGGAAGTGCTCAGCATCGGATCCAACAGGATAGATGGTTGTATCCCCAAAGAAATAGAGCTTTTGTTGCATCTAGAAGTTTTAAATCTTTGTTATAA
- the LOC107485036 gene encoding MDIS1-interacting receptor like kinase 2-like — protein sequence MVCVTISLGSVGIGICIFRARHHGKLENKATKNGDLFSIWNYDGKIAFEDIIEATQDFDIRYCIGTGAYGSVYEARLPSDKTVALKKLHKTESKNPSYYKSFCNEVEVLTEIRHRNIIRLYGYYLHNRCMFLVYEYLERGSLFCNLANEMEAQELKWSKRVNIIKGTAYALAHMHHHCPSPIVHRDVSSNNVLLNSELEACVSDFSTARLLDPDSSNQTLLVGTYGYIAPELAYTMSVTTKCDVYSFGVVALETTMGHHPREFMSTMTKPSTQQLLVKDVLDPRIPLPKSRKEMQDVVHVVKLALACLSSDPKSRPSMQDVANEFSASKTSMNSSFF from the exons ATGGTCTGCGTTACCATTTCATTGGGTTCTGTTGGAATTGGAATATGCATTTTCCGTGCCAGGCATCATGGCAAGCTTGAAAATAAGGCCACAAAAAATGGAGACTTGTTCTCAATTTGGAACTATGATGGCAAAATTGCATTTGAGGACATCATTGAAGCCACACAGGACTTTGATATCAGATATTGCATTGGAACCGGGGCTTATGGTAGCGTCTACGAAGCGAGACTTCCAAGTGACAAAACTGTTGCATTAAAGAAGCTTcacaaaacagaatcaaaaaatcCATCCTATTACAAGAGCTTCTGCAATGAAGTTGAGGTCTTGACAGAGATTCGCCACCGCAACATCATTAGGCTTTATGGCTACTATTTGCATAACAGATGCATGTTTTTGGTGTACGAATACTTGGAAAGAGGAAGCTTATTCTGTAACTTGGCCAACGAGATGGAAGCACAAGAGTTGAAGTGGAGCAAGAGGGTGAATATCATCAAAGGGACAGCTTATGCTCTTGCTCACATGCATCATCATTGTCCTTCTCCTATTGTTCATAGAGATGTCAGCAGCAACAATGTTCTGCTGAATTCAGAGTTAGAAGCTTGTGTCTCAGATTTTAGCACAGCGAGACTTCTTGATCCTGATTCATCTAACCAAACTCTTTTAGTTGGCACTTATGGATATATTGCTCCAG AATTGGCATACACCATGAGTGTGACTACAAAATGTGATGTTTATAGTTTCGGAGTGGTGGCATTAGAAACAACGATGGGTCATCACCCAAGAGAATTCATGTCCACTATGACAAAGCCATCTACTCAACAATTATTGGTGAAAGATGTGTTGGATCCACGGATTCCACTTCCGAAATCTCGGAAAGAAATGCAAGATGTTGTGCATGTTGTAAAGCTAGCATTAGCATGCCTCTCCTCTGACCCAAAATCCAGACCATCAATGCAGGATGTGGCTAATGAGTTTTCAGCTTCCAAGACTTCAAtgaattcttcttttttttga